tatatatatatatatatatatatatatatatactacacaaTTATTTGTATACATTATATGGCTCTACAGTATAATACataatttccttttttcttttaagtgcCTCTGTTGAGTCTCATCACTGCTATTCCCAGAAAACATACGACAATCATGATAATCATGTTACTTATACAAATGCAACGCCTAATGCCTCTatacaattacatttatttactatattatgACCACATGAGTACACCAGCAGTAACTAATGTGTTGGCTGTTGGTCTAAACAATTATATTTGTGCATTGTCAGTCATTTGGTAAAAACTTGGCATGAGATGGGCAACTATtgaatattattaaacatttgaTATTGATAGAAAGTATCGATTTACATAAAAATTACAGTGTTAAGTAAAAACATTATTAGTTACCCTCCTCTCCTGTTTCTGATCCTTCCAGATGGGTGCAGATGCCACTTTGGGCAGGACTCTGTGGGGAATCTTGGGTTTGGGTGCTTTTGGGTTTCAGCTTCAGGACGTCCCAGAAGGGAAACGGATCGTCACCACCACGCGCTCACACAGCAATAAACTGGTAATAGATACTGTTCAAGCCATGGAGCCTCATGATGTGATCAGAGTAGGAGGAGCTGGAAACAAGGTGTGTATAGCAGCAGTGTATCTGAAGGAATATGTGTGATTAATCAGATCAGGACATTAACTTTTTGCTATTTATTCTGACAGATTATTCAGCTGGTGGAGGGAAAAGCTTCTGCCTATGTGTTCGCCAGTCCTGGATGTAAAAAATGGGACACGTGCGCACCTGAGGCGATTCTGCATGCTGTTGGAGGCAAGTCACTGTTTAGTTCTTGTTTTTCCTTACTTTAATCTTAATCCTTAGGATTTATTAAATGTGATGGAGTTTATTATTTAGTCATTAATGGAAAACAGTGAAACTGAGTTATATTTAACACTAGGCTTAAGTTTAAAAGGTTAAAGAATTATTTCACCATTATAATTCTAGCCTGATGTATCTGTATTGTACAGTTAATTACCATAGACAATAATTTGAAAAGACGATACTTTGACTTGAATGCCACTAATACTtaaaatatgtgtatattatcatatgttgttgttgttgttcttcttcttcttcttcttcttattattattattattaggtctTATTTACCAACTGTTAGAACTGTGTAAGAAGAAATGCTTTATTAAAACCCACTTTTCACAGAAATTGACACTCACCAATGCTTTCTTATTTGGGAATTGGTAAATTTAAAGAGCAACATGATCCGTCAGGTTTAGAATGTAAATGTGAACAATTCTgtggtttaaaataaataatgaatataatgtaCATTTTGTTAGAACATTCCTAGAAAGAccaattgttattatttatttatttgttatatatcAGTCAAAGCTGTGTGTGAATCTGTTTTATGCACACAATATAATATGCATTCTGAGATGGGCTATTTATTCAGAAGGAATAATTTGTGCTAATTTATAACTATATAGTGGTGTGGGTGGAGTATTCACAGGCCTTGTTTTATTGCCATGGATACCAAGAAGGTAGAGTTAAAATGGGCAGCACTGCTTTTTTATTGTGTTTCTCCAGTGTTGTTTCTTTGTATAAACCTTTAAGAACCTCTTTTATGTTTTCCCTTCTGTAACCCTGCACTCTTAGTGTGCAGCAGCTTATTTTCAGAAGCAGCAGGTTTTCTGTTTTGTAAGTCCAGCTGAATCATCAGCGTTTGAGGattaactttgttgtttttgcctttttctcCCTGAAGGAACGCTGACAGACATGCACGGGAAAGCGTACAGATATGATGCTGATGTAAAGCACATGAACTCGGCTGGGGTGTTGGCGACGCTGAAGAATCATCAGTATTACGCTAGCAGAGTGCCTCAGGCCGTCCTGCAAGCCCTCCAATCTGACTGAACCTTCCGTCAGTCTGGCTTAGGGAATCCGTGTGCCTTGTGGCTGGAAAGTCACCTACAGTCATGCAGTCATGAAACTGTCTGTCAAATCAAATTTAGTAGGACTAGGGCACACAAGCAGGATTTTGATTAatactttttgtattttgtatttttattaagtGAATCATATTGATCAAACTCATTCCAGCTGTTTTGAATTTCATATATATATCTGGACTGGGCATAATTTCACTAACTGAGCAAATTATGCCCCTGGTGAAAGGTGCTACTGTATATAACTCCATTTAAGCTCATCTTTGTGGCTAATTGATTACCCTAAAGAATATTATTGTATCATTAAATGACCAAATACATACCTGAAAATGAGATGAGATTTGCCTATTTTATATAGTTCCTGTATGAGTCAGTATATTATTTCCATATTTGCACCAatcatttgtatttttataacttCATATTAGCCTCATATACAAGTGTAGTATATGCACAGTACTGCCATGTGATTTTTAGTTGATTCAGTATATACGCATATTTAAAAATTTGTAGGTGACAGAATGTatatgattatttttatgtattacaTTTAATCTTGGACAAGAACACAAACTGTGATTtgaataaatgcatttaattGGCTACAAAAAGTCATTATCTTTAAGGCTAACTCACTCAGGGTTATTTGTCACATATTAATCAATATTAAATTAACTGGCACACAGTGAGTTTTGTCcatagtgtaaaaataaaaacaatatcaaCAAAGTGATCCTCCTGATTTTCATCAAATTGCAATGTTTGTTACCTTGCAGTTAAACCTCAAGTCAAAAAAGAGGACAAGGACGACAAGAATCAACATCACTATTCCATTTATTCCATTCAAAGAGTTTGAAACAATCTGGTACAAATCTCAAAAGGGAATTTAAAACACTTGAAACATTTCCTGACTTTTGATAACAGCTTAAAGTAAAGGCATACTGTACTGCACTGCAAAATCAAATCTAATCCAATCAGTgaatgtttttaatcacagaactCAAAATTTAGTTCTTGGCCTGACCagaccactacactacagcacactATGTGTAGAGCTGCAAACTCCAAATATGCACATCCATCCATGTTAACAAGAaatactaaaaaagaaaaaaggtcagAATTTGAGATGGCAGTATTGAACAGTGTAAGGCAATAATCACGGTTTAACACAAGGCTGCTTCTGTTGCTTTCACCTGTGCCATCAAACTCAGAGAAGGAGACAAAGCGGCTGAGGGTGAAAGCTCATACGTTAGTGCACTTCTCAGTTTGTCTGCTTATTATAAAAATTGGGAAGTGCAAAATGCATTCAGAACGAGTGAGTACTAAGTACAGCTAAATGCCCTGAATGATCTATGATTTCTAGCCTTTAAGCAGAATTCCTGTCTTTTACAGAGTCACCCTGTAACACAATGCACTAGTCTGTGCCTTGTCTGGCCTGAACTGCTGACGGTGTATTTGTTCAAAGCACCTGGTAAACAGATGGCAAAAGTGCAAGGTGTTACTAAGGAgataatgtactgtactgtactctactgtaacGTTTGTAGTGTGATACATGTGCTTACCAACATCCAGCATGCTACTCAACCCTGCATCAAAGAGTCTAGTTAGTATGGCTTGTGTATATTATAAATAATCATGCTGTGAATATTCAGTCAGATTATGTGAGCTTTCACTCAAAGCCATGTTTATGCGAGTCAGTATTAGACTAAAGCTTTAGACTGGGTATTAATCTGTTAATGCCCTGTCCACATTTTTTCTGTTCATAGCTACTGTTCCAAAGTTTAACACACTTTATGGAATGctggtaggaaaaaaaaaaagaaaaaaaaaatcctaaaccaACCTAATATTAATCGATAGATTTGCTGCTACATATTTCCTGTCTAAACTAGATGGCTGATGGGAAAAGTTGTGCTTGATCTTGGTCCAAGATGCTTATAAACGTcttttttaaatccagactgGCTGTGTTAGATTTGGTTTGGAGCCTAACTCAGCAGGTGGCGATGGATTTCCAGAGCCAGGATTGGGCTCCACATTAATATCTCTACTGTTATCTTCAAAAGTCAATGAATGAACTATTTCGATCTGGGCTGGTTTAGTCTCACATTTCGGTGAAAGGGATTTTTAGtgagcaaaaaaaagtgtttaaagtaTTCTTTACAACAGTAGCTACAAAAAGTATTTGTGTGCGGAGTCTGGTGTAAAAGTGCAATTGAGAAAGAATTTATTCCAGATGTTCCTCTGCCTTTTCAAACACTACCTATAATGAACATTCACACAGGCAGGAAAAAGGAAATAATCCCATTACTCCCAATCCTTGGACATTAAAGTGTTTTAACATAAGCTGGTGATAATGGTAGCACTACCATAATAGTAAAATGTCATAATTACAAATGTGCAACTACAATACCTCTCTTTCTGAggtcatttctttctttttttccccccctcaGTTGATGATAACTGTTGTATATAGACAAATACATATGGTTATGTGCTCACGTTCATGTAACTGTATAGCGTTTGCACCAATGAACTTTATTTTCTTGACTCTTTGAAATTTACATTCGTACGTCCAAAAGAATAAATGAAGCTTATTTCTTAGGTCAAGCAGACCTTGAGCTTATGGGGCACTGTTCTgacaaaaagaaaagcaaaattcATTCCTATCCTCAAACAAAAACACCACCTTCCTTTCATGTGGGGGCTGGACATTGTCTTAGCCACTTATCTTGCttatcacccacacacactcacaagctTTTCATCTGTTTATCCGTGCTGCAGCAGCCTGTAATGTAGGCCAGACTGACTGAGCAACAAATGTCACGGTACTGTATAACCAGTTTTTAATATCAATCATGTATAGAAATACCAACAAACaagcaaagaaaaaacattagtcacagcaaaataaacaaataacgaAAGTATATACATGTAAAGGTGTGGTTGAGTGGGTAAAGGGCCTGCCCTAGGCGACACATGGGGAGGAGGGGTTTAATACTGGGCTCCAGAGGGCCAGTCAGCTCACCTCTTCTTCGGGGCCTGAGCAGTGCGGGGAGGAGTGACAGGACGGCCTGAATTCACTCCACCATACTGATACTTAGCCTTCTTCTCTGAGGGCTTCAGGATCTGGATGGTAATGGATGGATtataatagaaaatgaaaagtgttgaaatgaatatttataaaaataaaaaagtacattacacaaattaaactaaatattttagaaaCTGAATTGACTAAATCTAGACTAAAACAaccaaaaataatacattttagtaAAAAGACTAGaacaaaaactaaatcaaaatcacctgtcaaaattaacacaTGTAGACACAGTAAATGCTAAAAAAAGCTATGTATACAGTTTGATGCTAAGAACACACTATTCTGCTGTTCCTGTACATTGTCCATTATTAACCAAAGTATCAAAAAAGAAAGTTTGGAAAGACATACAGCATGCCTATTATGTGACATACATTAGCCATGGTAAAAGAAAGCAATCACCTTATTTGCTTATAATTTACATATCACTAGCTAGAACCTGGCTAGTTAGTTATCTGCATTCATTTTATAAACACGATTAAACGGTGAGTCAATAATAAAGAAAGCATTCAATAGCTCATGAGCTCAATTGCTTTCCTTATTACTTCTGTAAAGAATCAAAAGTACCATAGCCATGTTTAACCACTAGCATTTTTCAAATTCTAATAACAGGACATTAAGACCTGACACAGATCTGGCATATAAGGGCTAATGTATATGGACTGTGTATTTAGAGCAATAAATTAGTTTCTTTAAATGATTATATGAATATTTTAGCCTAAATGTAAAAGCTTAAAATAACATTTGAAGTGGTTTTCTGTTCATCAAGTGTGCATTTGTAGTagtgtgtctgtatgtatgtatgtatgtatttacctGGAAAGAGCACATAAGAGACTCGTCCACGCTCATCATTCCTCCAGCATTATCAAACTCCCCGCAGTAGTTTGGGGCAGAGAACAGTGTGACCAGCTGCCGCTTGGCAAAAAACTCATAACCATCTTCAACCACCTGCAGACACCAGCAAACATCAAAACTACAGATGCACACAAGCAAAATACTTTGTACATTTAtcacacaaaaacaaatatacaattcCTTTCTACTAGTGATGCTATCATAATTATCACTGTGGTCATGGTTAGAATTAGCCAGAAACAATGCTACAAAGTGGGCTAATTAACAGGGCTTACCTGATGTGCTCTGCAGATAAGGTCTAAATCATGTCGGTTAAGGAACTTGCTGACCACATCAGCCCCAAAGGTGAAGGACACACCTCGGTCATTCTCACCCCAGCCCTGCACGTCTTTATCCGGATCTGACCACAGGAGGTCACACAGCAGCCCTGACAGAGGCACACATCACACTGTTAGTAATAATCACTGCAAAGCACAAAGTCCAGAATTTATATTCCTTAGACCTGTAAGGGACCAAGAAAACAATATATGATGCGACCAATTACTAAACTTATTGTATTCATTTTTGGTATTACAAttttaatgaaaatgtaaaaacatcTGAATATGAACAATATGAAACAGTTAAACAATTTTACAGGTTTTTTTATATCAGGGTATGCCCAGATCCATCCCTGCCCTGTTAGTAAATGTTAATTTTAGATTGTATGACAGAAAACCTGTGTCAGGGACGTCAGTGGGCCTCATGATGCGGCGGATCTGTTCCATAGACTGAAGATCAGGAGAAAGACCTGGAAAAGAGGACACAAAAGAGacattataactaataaattttAAAATAGTAACAATGCATCCCTGCAGAGATCACTATACTCATGCATTTATATTAGTCTTTCTATTTCTGCTCCTGAATTCTCCCTGAGGCTATTTATTTCACAAAAGTAGGATTTTTGTTCACTTAGCCTGGTAACATAATGAAACAGCCAGGCCTGTCAAAAGTAAGAACATGAGTAGGGGATATTTATTCTAATAACAATTACACAATAATCTATATAAATAACTTCATAATTATACAACACAAACTAAGTACAACATCCAAACCAACTGCAGTACTGAGGACTTAAATGCAGACtactgaaataatttattaaCATCTTCTATGACTAATCTGTAAATGACACATCTGCTACTATGCAAAGCTAACAATATAAACAAGCCTAATGCACTTacaaattacgttttttttttttggttttcagaATTCAGGCTTTCTAAAGTGTGAAAAACTTAACTAGTTTGTGTATTTTTACTAAATTACATCATCACTAGTAAAAAATTACCACTAACACATAATATTCTTACCAACAACTAGTGGTCAATAAGCTATTCTTGTATTCCAGACTAGTAAATGCATTAATTACTAGTAAGTTAGGTGAAAATGTGCTTTAGAATTACAAACCTCCATGACAGCAGAAAATCTTCTCATCAATAATGGCAGCAATAGGCAGACAATTGAAGCAGTCAGTAAAAGTTTTCCATAACTTGATGTTAAACCTGCGTTTACCTAAGAAACACAGAACAGAAACAGCTGGTCAGTCAAGGCAACCCATGAGAACAGGCAAAAAACTGAAAAGATTTTTGCTTTATCTTTTGATCGAAGATATTGATTTACTTTAGTTACCAAGCAACACTGGACCTTAAGGCACTTGACATCAGTTAAATATGATGGTTTAGCTAACCCTTACTATTGTACACGTTTTAAAATATCATATgaaataacatttatatataataacagaaataaaaccccaaataaaaataacatatttttatgtatattttaatgtacATTCAGGAACATATTTCTCTCcagttaaaatgtgtaaaatatattattttttttaggcaAGCGAACAacaaaaatgagaacagtggaaacttaaaaactttttaaatattttaaaatgttttgtttctgtatatttattattaatttgatcACTAATATTAGTAGCTTCATGGAATAAATTTCTCACAAAAAATTAATCAATGCCAAAAATGCCATTAAATGCCCTCCAGTCATATAATCATCATAAGATATAGCCGTTTCTGTGTCATATCCTAAATATCCATCACACTAGTTCTGTATGATACAAACAAAATATTAGTACTATACAAACAggtattgttgtattttttattttttttaaacaaaaaaaatattaaacaatgtaTTGTGAAACGTGAACTCACACTCATCGTAGAAACCGTAGATGCGGTTGATGGAGGCACACTCATGGTTGCCACGGAGCAAGAAGAAGTTTTCAGGGTATTTGATCTTGTAGGCCAGAAGCAGGCAGATAGTCTCCAGAGACTGTTTCCCTCTGTCCACATAATCCCCTAGAAACAGGTAATTAGCCTCTGGAGGAAAGCCCCCGTACTCAAACAGCCGCAGCAGGTCAGTGTATTGACCGTGGATATCTCCTACAGAACAGGCAGATGAGTGAGAGAAATACAGACACATTAAACAAACAGTATGCATATACGCAGTCACACAGTGTGCATTAATTGTGGAGATAACTGGCTATTTAGGGTATGTTCATGACCACTTTTGCAATATTTAGGATTTCAACCAAAATAAGACGATGAATCAATGCAGCTCTCAACACAAAAATCATGTCTACTGTCAATATAAGTGCTTTTAGCTGATATCCAGTAATTTGAatgcagagagagataaagggagtgaaactaagtgtgtgtgtgggtgtgggagGAGGTGTGAAATGTGAGGAGGTTATTAGCACTGACCGCAGATTTTGAGTGGAGCCTCAAGCTCTAGCAGGATGGGCTGGCTGAGGAAAATCTCGCGGGACTTTATACACAGCCCCCGCACCTCCGCCTCCGTCATCTGCACAATCTTCCCCGGCCTGCATCCTCGCACTGAAACAGCAGTAAATAGAAAAGTTCTTTATCAATACATAAGAAAAAATGGTGTCAGGGTACATGTCTCTGGAGGCTTTAGCTTGTATTCAAAAGCATTTTGGTGCCTAAAAAATATCCTCCAAGAGTTTCCTGAATCCACATATAGCAGGGTACACAGAAGAACTTATGGACCAACACATGTCCATGCTGAAAAATTCTGCAAAAGACCAGCTTAAAAGATCCGACAATTTACACTCTGCtggtatgctagctagctagaaTTGTTGGCCAGCTAAGCTCTTGACTAGCACAGTAAGTTTTCATTTGAGatgacttacttacttactgctTGCCTTTCTAGGCACCCAAGGACGaatacaattacattttacacacaataatttatactcagcacttaAACAACTAACATACactggtgagaagtggcagccaatcatgcacagcatTCTTTTAACCAGAAAGGACCATCTACCTGAATGACTACATAAGGCACTGAGGGCCAATCCTTATTTGCTTAACCACACAAACACCAGGGCAATTTAGAGCAATTTTGGTGCCACCCACTAAGCCACCTTACCACTCACCAACCACTGCACTGGTTTGGTTTTCAGATGGTTTAGCAGGCTTCAGAGCATGATCAAACTGTCCAAACAGGTGGTCCCAATGTGATCAAGCTGGTCAATTACCTTGGTAATATACTAGTCAACAACCATAATAATACTGGTCAATCACCTTGGTCGTGCTGGCCATACTACTCTACCATGCTGGTGTACCACATGTTAATGACGGCAGACTAGCTAAATCAcccaacacaaaaaaaacattccatatgctggtcaagagctaagctgACCAGCCAGTTTAACCAGCTTGACAGACAGAACAAGCCAGGCAGTTTTTTAGTAATTAGCAGAGCAGTGGTTTGTTCTCAGCACAGATGTGACAAATTGCCAGTGAGTGTGATGATGGTATGAGTGTGTTGGCCATAGAGGTGTTGCTGAGGTTTTTTCACACACCTCAGCATCACTACGGTGATAAACTGTGCAGCGACAGTGGTCAGTAGTTAGTAAAtgtaatcagaaaaataaaaaaaaattatataactaTAGAAACAAGATGTTCCTAATTAAAGTCATCAGTTGGTGTGTAGCTACTGAGGTGGACAGAGTAAACTAAATGGACAAAACAAAAGGCAAAACCCTTACTTTCAGGTAAAAATAGGATTATTTTTCCACTTGTCTTTTTTAACACCTTATTCTTTTCCATTCCTCAGTTGAGGCCAAAGATCCTGACTCTCTAGGTCCATCAGAAGATCCATTGCACAAGACCACAAACACTGAGAGAGGGAGGGTGTGCACAAACTGCAACTAATACTGCTGGACTCAACACTGCTTGAGCTAAACTAGACTTGTGCTGCTCTAAAAGCACTTGATGAAGCTCCAAAGCATCCACAGCATTCTGGTAGACATTAATACTCTACAGCAATAGTAGTGATGATATGGCTGCTACTGCTTCCTTTAAAATGTGTtctatatactgacatgccaaaagccatATGATAGCAGTATTTCAAtgtatcatgaagtgttacctcaggggacagcttgaaaAGCCCACACCTCTGTAAGTTGTGAGAGAGGTGTTCTCTTTA
This genomic interval from Astyanax mexicanus isolate ESR-SI-001 chromosome 1, AstMex3_surface, whole genome shotgun sequence contains the following:
- the LOC103028275 gene encoding serine/threonine-protein phosphatase PP1-beta catalytic subunit — encoded protein: MAEGELNVDSLISRLLEVRGCRPGKIVQMTEAEVRGLCIKSREIFLSQPILLELEAPLKICGDIHGQYTDLLRLFEYGGFPPEANYLFLGDYVDRGKQSLETICLLLAYKIKYPENFFLLRGNHECASINRIYGFYDECKRRFNIKLWKTFTDCFNCLPIAAIIDEKIFCCHGGLSPDLQSMEQIRRIMRPTDVPDTGLLCDLLWSDPDKDVQGWGENDRGVSFTFGADVVSKFLNRHDLDLICRAHQVVEDGYEFFAKRQLVTLFSAPNYCGEFDNAGGMMSVDESLMCSFQILKPSEKKAKYQYGGVNSGRPVTPPRTAQAPKKR